The following are encoded together in the Acidobacteriota bacterium genome:
- the modA gene encoding molybdate ABC transporter substrate-binding protein yields MRALPRVIPALVLAAGSAFAGETTVAVAANVAEVVETLAADFEQQTGHRVTVTVGSTGKLYAQILHGAPFDLFLAADQERPRLLVEQGLAVEDSQRTYAIGRLVLWSSDAAEPVDEGVLKGGSFRRLAIANPDLAPYGAAARETLRELGLWESLRPKIVLGENVGQAFAMAASGNAKLGFVSLASVLSPRNGHEGSYWEVPEHLHTPIRQDSVLLDRARDNPAARDFHEFLNTPVALETLESFGFVHNDLPRVRMARALGIERR; encoded by the coding sequence TTGAGGGCTCTCCCCAGGGTCATCCCGGCGCTGGTCCTGGCCGCCGGGAGCGCCTTCGCTGGAGAAACGACGGTGGCGGTGGCGGCCAACGTCGCGGAGGTCGTCGAGACGCTCGCAGCCGACTTCGAGCAGCAGACCGGTCATCGGGTGACGGTTACCGTCGGCTCGACCGGCAAGCTCTACGCGCAGATCCTCCACGGTGCGCCTTTCGACTTGTTCCTGGCGGCGGACCAGGAGCGCCCGCGGCTGCTGGTGGAACAGGGGCTGGCTGTCGAGGACTCCCAGCGGACCTATGCGATCGGCCGGTTGGTGTTGTGGAGTTCCGATGCGGCGGAGCCGGTCGACGAAGGCGTGTTGAAGGGCGGCTCGTTCCGAAGGCTCGCGATCGCGAACCCGGACCTGGCGCCCTACGGCGCAGCGGCCCGGGAGACGCTCCGTGAGCTCGGCCTGTGGGAGAGCCTGCGGCCGAAGATCGTCCTCGGCGAGAACGTGGGGCAAGCCTTCGCCATGGCGGCTTCGGGAAACGCGAAACTGGGCTTCGTGTCGCTGGCCTCGGTGCTCAGTCCGCGCAACGGACATGAGGGAAGCTACTGGGAGGTTCCAGAGCATCTCCACACGCCGATCCGTCAGGACTCGGTTCTGCTCGACCGCGCCAGGGACAACCCGGCCGCCCGCGACTTCCACGAGTTCCTCAACACGCCGGTGGCGCTGGAGACCCTCGAGTCGTTCGGCTTCGTGCATAACGACCTGCCGCGCGTCCGGATGGCACGGGCGCTCGGGATCGAACGGCGCTGA
- the modB gene encoding molybdate ABC transporter permease subunit: MSLPELGPLWLSLQLAAAATAVLLVLGTPLAWWLSGTRSPLKPVIEAVTALPLVLPPTVLGFYLLLLMSPRSWLGGLWVEVTDTTLTFSFTGLLIASVVYSLPFMVQPLQAAFESLGRGPLEAAAALRASPLDAFLTVAAPLSLRGFLTAAVLTFAHTIGEFGVVLMVGGNIPGKTRVISIAIYEHVETLRYGEAHTLAAGLLLFAFVVLVFVYVFNRRLPVHVA; encoded by the coding sequence ATGTCCCTGCCCGAACTCGGCCCGCTGTGGCTCAGCCTCCAGCTCGCGGCGGCGGCGACCGCTGTGCTCCTGGTTCTCGGAACGCCGCTTGCCTGGTGGCTGTCCGGTACCCGATCGCCCCTGAAGCCGGTGATCGAGGCGGTGACGGCGTTGCCGCTCGTTCTGCCGCCCACGGTGCTGGGCTTCTACCTGCTGCTGCTGATGAGCCCGCGGTCCTGGCTTGGCGGTCTCTGGGTGGAAGTCACGGACACGACCCTCACCTTCTCGTTCACAGGCCTCTTGATCGCCTCCGTCGTCTACTCGCTGCCGTTCATGGTGCAGCCGCTCCAGGCCGCCTTCGAGTCGCTGGGGCGGGGGCCGTTGGAGGCGGCGGCTGCGCTCCGCGCGTCGCCGCTTGATGCCTTCCTGACGGTAGCCGCGCCGCTTTCGCTGCGCGGGTTCCTGACCGCGGCGGTCCTGACCTTCGCGCACACGATCGGCGAGTTCGGTGTCGTCCTGATGGTGGGCGGGAACATCCCGGGCAAGACACGGGTCATCTCGATCGCCATTTACGAGCACGTGGAGACGCTGCGTTACGGGGAGGCGCACACGCTCGCGGCCGGCCTGCTGCTGTTCGCGTTTGTCGTGCTCGTCTTCGTCTACGTCTTCAACCGGAGGCTGCCGGTTCATGTCGCCTGA
- the modC gene encoding molybdenum ABC transporter ATP-binding protein: MSPEPHAMGITGPVGSGSAAPPALAARLEVDVQVAFDGFDLQVEQAIPAAGVTALFGPSGSGKTTLLRSLLGFETRSSGRIALNGDVWLDSEAGVAVPPHHRPVGCTFQDGRLFPHLDVEGNLRYADRRSTPAPGVAAPITCDDVVDALDLGPLLDRRPGTLSGGERQRAALGRALLSRPRLLLLDEPLSALDRRRKAEIMPYLLALHPRFGIPTLYVSHAVDEVALLADRVLVLAEGRVQAFGGTVEVLEQLDLAPLTERFQAAAVLEARVSAHDDEYRLTWLDLDGQRLSVPRIEHLAVGESARLLVRSRDVSLATEHPSPTSIRNVLSGVLVSLQQDESTAFAEATVDLGSHRLRARITRASSAELGLAVGSPVFALLKSVSLDTRAGR; this comes from the coding sequence ATGTCGCCTGAACCTCACGCAATGGGCATCACGGGGCCTGTCGGTAGCGGTTCCGCGGCTCCACCGGCGCTGGCAGCCCGGCTCGAAGTCGACGTTCAGGTCGCATTCGACGGCTTCGATCTCCAGGTCGAGCAGGCGATCCCGGCGGCAGGCGTGACGGCACTCTTCGGTCCTTCGGGGAGTGGCAAGACGACCCTCCTGAGGTCGCTGCTCGGGTTCGAGACGCGAAGCTCGGGCCGAATCGCTCTGAACGGCGACGTCTGGCTCGACAGCGAAGCCGGGGTCGCGGTGCCGCCGCACCATCGACCCGTCGGCTGCACCTTCCAGGACGGTCGCCTGTTTCCGCACCTCGATGTCGAGGGAAACCTCCGCTACGCGGATCGGAGGAGCACGCCGGCGCCCGGCGTCGCGGCGCCGATCACCTGCGACGACGTCGTCGACGCACTGGACCTCGGACCCCTGCTCGACCGGCGGCCCGGGACCCTGTCGGGCGGTGAGCGCCAGCGGGCCGCGCTGGGACGGGCGCTGCTCAGCCGGCCGCGACTGCTGCTCCTCGACGAGCCCCTGTCGGCGCTCGACCGCCGGCGCAAGGCCGAGATCATGCCGTACCTGCTGGCGCTGCATCCGCGTTTCGGCATCCCGACCCTCTACGTCAGCCACGCGGTCGACGAAGTGGCGCTGCTGGCGGATCGCGTCCTGGTGCTGGCCGAGGGTCGTGTACAGGCGTTCGGCGGTACGGTCGAGGTGCTGGAGCAGCTCGACCTGGCGCCGCTCACCGAGCGTTTCCAGGCCGCGGCAGTGCTGGAGGCGCGGGTCAGCGCACACGACGACGAGTACCGGTTGACCTGGCTCGACCTCGACGGCCAGCGGCTTAGCGTGCCGCGGATCGAGCACCTCGCGGTCGGTGAATCGGCGCGGTTGCTGGTGCGCTCCCGGGACGTCTCGCTTGCCACGGAACACCCGTCGCCGACCAGCATCCGCAACGTGCTGTCCGGGGTCCTCGTGTCGCTGCAGCAGGACGAGTCGACCGCGTTCGCGGAAGCGACGGTCGATCTCGGCTCGCACCGGCTGCGGGCACGGATCACTCGGGCGTCGTCGGCCGAGCTCGGTCTCGCGGTCGGATCGCCGGTGTTCGCGCTGCTCAAGAGCGTTAGCCTGGACACCCGGGCCGGACGGTAG
- a CDS encoding pitrilysin family protein has product MKWTHKHAPKVLAGLFVWLLSALPVLAQDLPDGVTKVASVEGITEYQLENGLRFLLFPDQSKQQVTVNITYLVGSRHEGYGETGMAHLLEHLVFKGTPNHPDIPAELTEHGAFPNGTTWFDRTNYFETFPATDENLEWALDLEADRMVNSFISAEDLESEMTVVRNEWESGENQPMGVLRKRVMSAAFDWHNYGNSTIGARSDVENVPIERLQAFYRKYYQPDNAILVVAGRFEVERALELVAEKFGPIPRPDRTGANTLFKTYTAEPAQDGERTVTLRRVGDTQLAMVVYHVPPGAHEQYAAVEVLTHILGVEPAGRLYRNLVEPGLAASAFASSFQLNEPGVLTAAVEVREQDSLEEAAEALFATLSEIAAEPPTEEEVERAKTDYLSRIELSFNNPQGIALQLSEWASMGDWRLFFLHRDRLEQVTTEGVHEVAQTYLRDSNRTVGYFHPTDTTPERAEIPKAPDIAALVADYTGREAVAEGEAFDPTPANIDRRTRLVTLSKGIKVALLPKQTRGESVTLQIAFRHGTEEALMGRATAGDLAGSMLMRGTKNRSRQDISDELDRLKAQGGLSGGALIVSGSFTTVRENLTPVLRLAAEILREPAFDAKEFDLLREERLAGIESQRSEPMALVPTAMGRHFSPWPADHPHYSPTFDEQIERLEAATVEEAREFWASFYGAEGGTIAVVGDFDPDEVAGLLEELFGDWQAREPYERVANPHRAVETVAVDIETPDKTNAMMMAVSSFSMRNDDPDYPALVMANYMLGGGFLSSRLATRIRQEEGLSYGVGSQVGVPPIDDSALFLTFAIFAPENADKVVDAFRDEIRKALEDGFTEEEFEPARRGYLDSQQNGRSQDRSLAGLLSNNLFTGRTMEFTAAQERAIEEMTLDEVNAALRKVISLDDISIFRGGDFANKLSQ; this is encoded by the coding sequence ATGAAGTGGACGCACAAACACGCTCCCAAGGTGCTCGCCGGCCTTTTCGTCTGGCTGCTCTCGGCACTGCCCGTACTGGCCCAGGACCTGCCGGACGGCGTCACGAAGGTCGCCTCGGTGGAGGGGATCACGGAGTACCAACTGGAGAACGGGCTCCGGTTCCTGCTCTTCCCCGACCAGAGCAAGCAGCAGGTGACCGTCAACATCACCTACCTCGTCGGTTCCCGCCACGAGGGCTACGGCGAGACCGGGATGGCGCACCTGCTGGAGCACCTGGTCTTCAAGGGCACGCCGAACCACCCGGACATTCCCGCCGAACTGACGGAGCACGGCGCGTTTCCGAACGGAACGACCTGGTTCGACCGGACGAACTACTTCGAGACCTTCCCGGCGACCGACGAGAACCTCGAGTGGGCGCTCGACCTGGAGGCCGACCGGATGGTCAACTCTTTCATCTCGGCCGAGGACCTCGAGTCCGAGATGACCGTGGTGCGGAACGAGTGGGAGAGCGGCGAGAACCAGCCGATGGGCGTGCTGCGCAAGCGGGTCATGTCGGCCGCCTTCGACTGGCACAACTACGGCAACTCGACGATCGGCGCGCGGTCCGACGTGGAGAACGTGCCGATCGAGCGCCTGCAGGCCTTCTACCGGAAGTACTACCAGCCGGACAATGCGATCCTGGTCGTGGCCGGGCGGTTCGAGGTCGAGCGGGCTCTTGAACTCGTAGCGGAGAAGTTTGGTCCCATTCCGCGCCCCGACCGCACCGGCGCGAACACGCTTTTCAAGACGTACACGGCGGAGCCGGCGCAGGATGGCGAGCGCACGGTGACCCTTCGGCGGGTCGGCGACACGCAGCTCGCGATGGTCGTTTACCACGTGCCGCCGGGCGCCCATGAGCAGTACGCCGCCGTGGAGGTGCTCACTCACATCCTGGGCGTCGAGCCGGCGGGGCGCCTGTACAGGAACCTGGTCGAGCCGGGGCTTGCAGCCTCCGCCTTCGCCTCGAGCTTCCAACTGAACGAGCCGGGCGTACTGACGGCCGCGGTCGAGGTCCGGGAGCAGGACTCGCTGGAGGAGGCGGCCGAGGCGTTGTTCGCGACCCTCAGCGAGATCGCGGCCGAGCCGCCCACTGAAGAGGAGGTGGAGCGAGCCAAGACCGACTACCTGTCGCGGATCGAACTCTCGTTCAACAATCCGCAGGGGATCGCGCTTCAGCTCAGTGAGTGGGCCTCGATGGGCGACTGGAGGCTGTTCTTCCTCCACCGCGACCGGCTCGAGCAGGTGACGACGGAAGGCGTCCACGAAGTCGCGCAGACCTACCTGCGCGATTCGAACCGAACGGTCGGGTACTTCCATCCGACGGACACGACACCTGAACGGGCCGAGATCCCCAAGGCGCCCGACATCGCGGCGCTGGTCGCGGACTACACCGGACGCGAGGCGGTGGCGGAGGGCGAGGCCTTCGACCCGACGCCGGCGAACATCGACCGGCGCACGCGGCTCGTGACCCTGTCCAAGGGCATCAAGGTCGCGTTGCTGCCCAAGCAGACCCGGGGCGAGTCGGTGACCCTGCAGATCGCCTTCCGCCACGGCACCGAAGAGGCGCTGATGGGACGCGCGACCGCTGGCGATCTGGCCGGTTCGATGCTCATGCGCGGTACGAAGAACCGTTCGCGCCAGGACATCAGCGACGAACTGGACCGCCTCAAGGCCCAGGGAGGCCTCAGCGGCGGTGCCCTGATCGTGAGCGGCTCCTTTACCACGGTGCGAGAAAACCTCACCCCGGTCCTGCGGCTCGCCGCCGAGATTCTGCGCGAGCCGGCGTTCGATGCGAAGGAGTTCGACCTGCTGCGCGAGGAGCGCTTGGCGGGAATCGAATCCCAGCGCTCCGAGCCGATGGCTCTGGTACCGACGGCGATGGGCAGGCACTTCAGTCCGTGGCCGGCCGATCATCCCCACTACTCGCCGACCTTCGACGAGCAGATCGAGCGCCTGGAGGCGGCGACAGTCGAGGAGGCGCGGGAGTTCTGGGCCTCTTTCTACGGCGCCGAGGGCGGCACGATCGCGGTGGTCGGCGACTTCGACCCGGACGAAGTCGCGGGCTTGCTCGAGGAGTTGTTCGGCGACTGGCAGGCGCGCGAGCCGTACGAGCGCGTCGCCAATCCGCATCGCGCCGTCGAGACGGTGGCGGTCGACATCGAGACGCCGGACAAGACGAACGCGATGATGATGGCCGTTTCGAGCTTCTCGATGCGGAACGACGATCCGGACTATCCCGCGCTGGTCATGGCGAACTACATGCTGGGCGGCGGATTCCTCAGTTCGCGCCTGGCAACCCGGATCCGCCAGGAGGAGGGTCTGTCCTACGGCGTCGGCTCTCAGGTCGGGGTGCCGCCGATCGACGACAGTGCGTTGTTCCTGACCTTCGCGATCTTTGCGCCGGAGAACGCCGACAAGGTGGTCGACGCCTTCCGCGACGAGATCAGGAAGGCGCTCGAAGA